The DNA segment AGCATTACTTAGTGTATTAATAGTTATAGCTACTGCAGCAAATTTATATTTACCATTTTTCGAGTTTTTGGGTGTAGTAATTGTACCCTTGATAGTGAGTGTACTATTTATAAGGCATGATTTTAAGGTTACTATATTAGCTGTAATATGTAGTTTTATATGCATAATCCTGATAGGTAACGTATGGGCAGCATTTGTATTTATATGCTTAGATGTTTTACCCGGGCTAGCATTAGGGTATGGTATAAAAAACAAAAAATCTGTATTGTATACTTTGATAACTACAGCAATTGCATATATTATTGGAATGTTTTTGGCATTTTTTTTAGCAAGCAAGTTTATTTTTAATGTAGATTTATCTAGTGCTATAGATGAAACTGTGAAAATATATAACGAAAAAATGAAATCAGTTTTAGAACAATATAGGCAACTTGGAATAGGAGAAGATAAACTTGTTGAATTACAAAATAAAATGCCTAAATTAACTAGAGAATTAATAATTCATACTTTCCCAGGATATATGATGGTGATAGGCATGATATTTTCTTTCTTAAATTATATAGTAGCAGGAATTATATTAAGTAAATTAAATATTAAAATAAATAAAATTAAGAATTTTACTAGTTGGCATGTAAATGATAAGGTAGCAGCTATTACTATAGCACTTATGGCCATTGGAGTAATAATGAAATCTAAAAAAGTACCTGGAGCGGAATATATTTTATATATTGCCACTATTGTAGGTGGATTTATTTTCTTTATATTAGGTATATCTGTAATAGTTTATTTATTAAAATATAAATATAAAGTTTCAAAAACTAAGATGTTTATAATAATTTTAATAACTTTTATATTTAGAATTGGTAATATTTACTTCATAATAGGTATTATGGATAGTATTTTTAACATAAGAAAGCTGATAGAAGATTTCCAAGGAAATAGAAAGGCTTAAATAAAAACAAATTGAGGGGTAATTATGAAAAATAAAAGCAAAAATTCCATTGGTAACTCTAGATTGCAAATAGCCATAATTATATCTTTATTAGGAGTAATATTCTTCTACAATAAAATATTAGGCGCTGTAATTTTTATGTTCTGTACTTTTATAGCTATTTATATTTTTAGGATGAATAAGGTTAAAAAGGATGAATGGAGTGAAATAGAGAAGTTTTCTTCTAAGTTAGATATAGCTAGTCAAAACAACTTAGTAAAACTCCCATATCCTCTTATAATAGTTAGTGGCAAAGGTATTATATTGTGGTATAATGAAAAATTTCATAATATATCAAATGAACAAAAAATACTAGGAGAAAAAATTCAAAGTATAGCTAAAAAAGTGGATGTATTAAAGTTTTTAAATGGAACAGAAAAAATTTCTTTAGTGCCTATAGGAAATAAGTTTTATGATGTTAGTGCTAATGTGGTAACTATAAATGAGGAAAGTGAAAATCCTGATAAGGTAATACTTTTATATTTTATAGATGTAACAGAAAAGTATAAGCTTCTAAAATATGTGCAAGAGAATAAGGTGTCTATAATGTTAATAGAAGTAGATAACTTGGATGAAGTGGTTAAAACTACAGAAGAAGATAAAAAACCACTTTTAGTAGCAGAAATTGAAAGAAGTATAAATGGTTACGCACAAAATTTAAATGCTATGATAGAAAAGAAATCTCAAAACAACTATATATTGGCTGTTGAGGATAAATATATTCGTATGGAAATGGATAAGAAATTTGATATACTAGATCATATAAGGGATTTAGATATGGGTAATAAATTATCGGCTACTTTAAGTATAGGAGTAGGAGTAAACGGTAATAGTCCTCTTGAAAATCACAAATATGCCATAGCAGCTAAAGAATTAGCCCTAGGAAGAGGGGGAGATCAGGTAGTAGTTAAAAACAAGGATAAACTTAATTTTTATGGTGGTAAGACTAAGGAGTTTGAAAAGAGAACGAAGGTACGTGCTAGAGTTATAGCACATGCTCTAGTGCAACTTATCAATGAAAGCAGTAATGTTATTATAATGGGACATATAAACCCAGATGTGGATTCTTTAGGAGCTGCCATAGGAATAAATGCTGCATGTAGAATGCTTAAAAAGAAATGTAATATTATTGTTGATGAAGTTAACAATGGCATCAAAATAATATACAATAAAGTTAAAGAACTTAAGTTGTATGAAAGCACATTTATAAATTACGATGGTGTTAAAAAGATAATAGAGGATAATACTCTTTTAGTATTGGTTGATGTACATGGCATAGATTATGTACAGAATAGGGATATAGTTGATAAGTGTAATAGAATAGTAATAATAGACCATCATAGAAGAGGACCTAAGTATATAGATAAGAGTATTTTAAGCTATATAGAGGCATATGCTTCCTCTACCTCAGAGTTAGTAACAGAAATGCTTCAGTATATGGTAGAAAATCCGAAACTTAAAGTAGAAGAAGCAGAGGCATTATTGGCGGGCATATGTGTTGACACTAAGAACTTCTATTTTAAAACAGGGGTTAGGACCTTTGAGGCGGCAGCTTTTTTAAGAAGGCTTGGAGCCGACACCATAGATATAAAAAAGGTGTTTTCAAATGATTTAGATAGATATTTAAAGAGAGCAGAAATTATAAAATCTGCTAATGTTAGTAATAACGTAGCAGTGGCAATATGCCCGAAAGATATAAAAGACCCTATAGTAGCAGCACAGGCTGCAGACGAACTATTAAATATTACAGATATAGAGGCATCTTTCGTGCTTATAGAAATTGATAATGATATACTTATAAGTGGAAGATCCTTAGGTGACATAAATGTTCAAATAATACTAGAAAAGCTTGGTGGTGGTGGACACATTACCATGGCAGGAGCTAGAATTAAAGATAGCAGTATAAATGGGGTTTTTGAATTATTAAAGAAAGAAATAGACGAATACTTAAAGGAGAGTGACAAGTAATGAAGGTTATATTATTAAAAGATGTTAAGGGATTAGGAAAAAGTGGAGATGTAGCCAATACTTCTGATGGATACGCAAGAAATTATTTATTTCCAAAGAATTTAGCAAAAGAAGCAACTGATGGAAATGTTAAAGAATTAAATTTAAGAAAAGAAGTGGAGAGAAAGAAAAAATTAGAAGAAATGCAGAAGGCTCAAAAGTTAGCTGCAGATTTAAAGGGAAAAGAAGTTAAGATTGTAGCTAAAGCTGGCGAAGGTGGAAGATTATTTGGAGCTATCACAAGCAAGGATATTGCTGCGGCTATGAATAAACAATATCACATAGATATAGATAAGAAAAAAATAGTTTCAGATACAATAAAGCAAGAAGGGGTATATCAAGTGGAAGTTAAGGTATATCCAGAGGTGTCAACAAAAATAAAAGTAGTTGTGACTTCAAATTAGTACACACCGAAGGGAGGAACATCTTCTTTTATGAAGGTGGAAGATGAATTGAATAAGGAAATTGATAAAAGTGAAGTAATGGAATTAAAATTTGGTATATCTCTAAAGGAACATGTAGATGTGCTAGAGGAAATTATGAGAAACTCTTTTGAAAAAGGTACTATAAGAGCTAGAGTAGTTAGATATAAATTAGATAAGTATATAAAAAGTAAGAATGACTATGAAAGAATATATGCAATAAATAAGATAGTTACTGACGGAAAAGGTATAGATATAGTTCCAGATGACAAGAATATTAGAGAGGTTTTAGAGAAAACGGAAGATAATATTTCCGAAATTTTAGCGAAGAGATATGTGCAAAATCAAATAGAAAAAGAGATAGAGAAGCTTTTAGTAGAGAAACAAGATAAGTTTATGGATGAAATGAGAATGGGCATAATCAAAAAGAAGAAAGGCCCTGAGAATTCAAAAACTATTAAAAAGTATGAAAGTCTGAAAAAATTAGACGAGAGAAAAATATCTAAAAGCGTTCAAGCTTTGTTAAGACCTGAAAGTTTTTCAGAGATAGTTGGACAAGAAAGAGCCATAAAGTCTTTAATGTCAAAAATAGCTTCACCATACCCACAACACGTTATTTTATATGGGCCTCCAGGGGTAGGAAAAACTACTGCTGCAAGATTGGCTCTTGAAGAGGCTAAAAAGCTTGGATATACACCATTTAGTAAAGATGCTAAGTTTGTTGAAGTAGATGGAACTACTTTAAGATGGGATCCTAGAGAGATAACTAACCCGCTTTTAGGATCAGTTCATGACCCTATATATCAGGGGAGCAAGAGGGATTTAGCTGAAACTGGAATTCCAGAACCAAAGCCAGGTCTTGTGACAGAAGCTCATGGAGGCGTTCTTTTCATAGATGAAATAGGAGAGTTGGATAATATACTTCAAAATAAACTTTTAAAGGTGTTGGAGGATAAAAGAGTTGAATTTTCATCTTCTTATTATGATCCAGATGATGAAAGTACTCCAAAGTACATAAAATATTTGTTTGAAAATGGAGCACCAGCAGATTTTGCACTTATAGGGGCTACCA comes from the Haloimpatiens massiliensis genome and includes:
- a CDS encoding DUF2232 domain-containing protein; translation: MKNKNIRTKSIVEAALLSVLIVIATAANLYLPFFEFLGVVIVPLIVSVLFIRHDFKVTILAVICSFICIILIGNVWAAFVFICLDVLPGLALGYGIKNKKSVLYTLITTAIAYIIGMFLAFFLASKFIFNVDLSSAIDETVKIYNEKMKSVLEQYRQLGIGEDKLVELQNKMPKLTRELIIHTFPGYMMVIGMIFSFLNYIVAGIILSKLNIKINKIKNFTSWHVNDKVAAITIALMAIGVIMKSKKVPGAEYILYIATIVGGFIFFILGISVIVYLLKYKYKVSKTKMFIIILITFIFRIGNIYFIIGIMDSIFNIRKLIEDFQGNRKA
- a CDS encoding DHH family phosphoesterase; protein product: MKNKSKNSIGNSRLQIAIIISLLGVIFFYNKILGAVIFMFCTFIAIYIFRMNKVKKDEWSEIEKFSSKLDIASQNNLVKLPYPLIIVSGKGIILWYNEKFHNISNEQKILGEKIQSIAKKVDVLKFLNGTEKISLVPIGNKFYDVSANVVTINEESENPDKVILLYFIDVTEKYKLLKYVQENKVSIMLIEVDNLDEVVKTTEEDKKPLLVAEIERSINGYAQNLNAMIEKKSQNNYILAVEDKYIRMEMDKKFDILDHIRDLDMGNKLSATLSIGVGVNGNSPLENHKYAIAAKELALGRGGDQVVVKNKDKLNFYGGKTKEFEKRTKVRARVIAHALVQLINESSNVIIMGHINPDVDSLGAAIGINAACRMLKKKCNIIVDEVNNGIKIIYNKVKELKLYESTFINYDGVKKIIEDNTLLVLVDVHGIDYVQNRDIVDKCNRIVIIDHHRRGPKYIDKSILSYIEAYASSTSELVTEMLQYMVENPKLKVEEAEALLAGICVDTKNFYFKTGVRTFEAAAFLRRLGADTIDIKKVFSNDLDRYLKRAEIIKSANVSNNVAVAICPKDIKDPIVAAQAADELLNITDIEASFVLIEIDNDILISGRSLGDINVQIILEKLGGGGHITMAGARIKDSSINGVFELLKKEIDEYLKESDK
- the rplI gene encoding 50S ribosomal protein L9 — its product is MKVILLKDVKGLGKSGDVANTSDGYARNYLFPKNLAKEATDGNVKELNLRKEVERKKKLEEMQKAQKLAADLKGKEVKIVAKAGEGGRLFGAITSKDIAAAMNKQYHIDIDKKKIVSDTIKQEGVYQVEVKVYPEVSTKIKVVVTSN
- the lonC gene encoding Lon family ATP-dependent protease, with product MKVEDELNKEIDKSEVMELKFGISLKEHVDVLEEIMRNSFEKGTIRARVVRYKLDKYIKSKNDYERIYAINKIVTDGKGIDIVPDDKNIREVLEKTEDNISEILAKRYVQNQIEKEIEKLLVEKQDKFMDEMRMGIIKKKKGPENSKTIKKYESLKKLDERKISKSVQALLRPESFSEIVGQERAIKSLMSKIASPYPQHVILYGPPGVGKTTAARLALEEAKKLGYTPFSKDAKFVEVDGTTLRWDPREITNPLLGSVHDPIYQGSKRDLAETGIPEPKPGLVTEAHGGVLFIDEIGELDNILQNKLLKVLEDKRVEFSSSYYDPDDESTPKYIKYLFENGAPADFALIGATTREPGEINPALRSRCVEVYFEPLSSKDIEDIVYNAAKKLNVQLEDGVASLISRYTIEGRKAVNILSDAYGYVLYNKKENKFNEDKVNITIKDIEDTISIGRLIPYEKEVDLNKSEVGHVNGLGVSGYIGSVIEIEAAVFEAREKGKGTIRFNDTAGSMAKDSVFNAASVIRKITDKDIRDYDIHVNAIGGGKIDGPSAGAAITVCIISALLNKPIRQDIAITGEISLRGNVKPVGGIFEKIFGARRKGIKQVIVPKDNESEVPTGLTDIQVKSVDTIEELLKIVF